CCAGGCTTCGGGCCAGCGGCGGTCGTTGCAGATCAGCATGCCGAGGTTCACGCCATCGACCGGGCCGACCGGTGCGCGCACGACCGGAAAACCGAGGTTGCCCACCTCGAAATAGCGCTTCTCCAGGTGCTGCACCTTGCGGATGGTCGAGAACTCCTTGTGCCCTGGCAGGTGGACCTTGCGGTACTTGAGCACGATCTCGCCCGACGGCGCGATCACCACCGAGGTGTTGAAGCGGCGCTTGCGCACCACGCCGGTCTCATCGGCCTCGTGCGCGATCTCGGCATAGCCCAGGTAGCAGGTGATGCCGTAGCGGCGGATGGCGTCGAAGATCGGCTGCGTGGCGGGCGACGGCAACGCCTCTTCGTACCAGGCGTCCGCTTCGTCCAGGTTCTCGACGTACCAGCGCGGGAAGAAGGTGGTGAGCGCCAGTTCGGGAAACACCACGACGTTCGCGCCGCGTTGATGCGCGCGCTCGAGCAGGCGCACCATGCGGGCGACGACGGCATCGCGGCCCTCGGCCCTCTGGATGGGCCCGAGCTGGGCGGCGGCGACGGTGATGAGGCGGGTCATGAGGGCGGGGCGTGGAGTGGGTCTGGGCCGGATGATCCGGCCTGTAGCAGCCACGGCCAATCGCGCTGGAACCACCCTGGCAGGCCGTGCGGATACCCGCAGGATGCGCACAAGTGGTTGATTCACAAAGAAAACATTACCGTCACCGACCGACCGACGCACCCTAATCAATAACCGCGCGTTATGGCTGCGGGACAAAAGGTGATGGGCATGTGCGCGCCGATGTCGACCGGTCACAACGACAGGTGCCGGTACTCCCAACACCGTGAAAGTCTTGCAGCTTGGTTTGCATTCGCGCCTCAGCCGCTTGGAGAGCCGGGGTCAGTGGTCACACACCCGGGCGTCCGTCAGAGTCTCCGGCTACCCCCCCGCTGCTTACGATGAAAGAGGCGGAGCGCAGTAAAAGGCAGACAGAATGCGGCCGGCGGCCACCACACGAGGACAAAGGGCGGGCGACTCAGACTACCTTCCGCGTGACCAAGCAGCATTCTTTGGGTACACAGCAGCAGGCAGCCACTCTCAGCGTCGCCGGAGCGAACGTGCCACGCAACCGACAGCAAGCCGAGCCATTCGACACAGTGACTAAGCAGACCAGCGTCAACCCAGGAACTTGACCCTGCTTCGGCTGACATGGTTTCCAAGCGCAACAGGGGCTCGTCCGCTTTAGACTCCAAAACTTACACGCACGTAGTCCGGGACCTCATGAGCTTGATCGTTGGCCGCGTCGTTGGCGAGCAAGTATTTCTGTTCGCCGATACCGAGATTACCTATTCGAATGTTGCACGTCGACCCGTTACCAGTGGCTGCCTAAAGCTTTACCGGATTACTCCAAGCGTCGCCCTTGGCTTCGCGGGCGATGTCGCCGATTTCGCGGCTTTCCTTCCGATGGTCAGAGGACTCACCGACGCCGAAGAAATACTCGCCAGAGCGGAGGCAGCCTTTGAGGCCGGCTCTCGATTCGATGTTCTAGTGGCCCAAGCGGGAGCAGGAGAAATTCAACTCCTCAAGAACGGGAAACGCGAAGTTAGTGGTGCTGGTTTTGTGGGAGATGCACCAGCATATGGGCATTTTCAGCAGTCCTTCCATGCACACTCCAACACTGGTGCGATGCTGGAGCAACGCGTATCGCTCACCATGCGTCGCTTGCCGGAGCCTCTGAACGGGCGAGATGAGTACTTGCGCATGTTCGACAGTTTGGTTGACGTGATCGAATCGAGGGCGTTCCCAACAGTCGGTGGTCTTGCAACGTCCCTGTGCACGGACCGCGGGGTGTTCACGTACATGAACTATGCGGCCGCCGTCTCAGATCGGTTGAGCCTAGAACGTTTTACAGAAGTACCTCAACGAATCGACTTTGGCACCGCGGAAGGCGGTGGATACGCGCTTGAAGTCTGGCCAGCGGCCAGTGATCCCAGCCTACTAGCGTTCTACATCCCTCCGGGTGGCTTCGGCGGCGTATTCGAGGAGGACGATTCCGGCATGAGGTGGGCGCGTCTCGTTGTTGCACCGACGCCTGCCCATTGGTCACTCCAGACCAAGTCATTGGGATATGACATTCAGTCCAGCTTTCTATCCGCCCACCATTGCGGCCCATTGGCCGAGGATCTGCTTGGACAGAATAAGTTCGACGACGCCGTATTCGTCTATGAGCTTACTCGTGACACAAACGAACTGGATGAACGTCCGCCGCTGCGCGACCGCTTTTCCGCCGGATACGCCCATGCCCTTATCGGTGCAGGTCGCCGACAGAACGCGATCGAGATGCTTCGGGGGCTGCAGCGGACTGGCCGCCTGGGGCAGAGTTGCTCTGCGCTCCTTCAGGAGTTATCAAGAGGCAACGACTGATCCCCCGAGCCCCACGTCCATGATCCGCGTTCCGGCAGCCTCGGCAGCGAACGGCGATGAAGGCCTCAACAATGGAATACGGCTGCTGTGACTTAGCCAGTTCACATGAGGATCATGATTGCCTCGCTGACCTCATCGCGTTTCCTGTGGGCGCCAATTTTTGGCCCAAAGCCGGTTCGTATTTGCGTAAACGGCCGTTCGCCGCATGGTTGCCAACGGCTCGTGACCGAGACACGCGCCCCGCAAATCCCAGGCAGTGACGGCAGCGCCGACGTCTCAGCTCAGGAAGACAACGCACGCGCGGGCGCATGCTCGCCCGGGTGCTCGGTCAGCGTCGGGGCGATCGCGGTGTCGCGGCCCTCTTCCTTGAGCACGCGCTTGACCACGGCCAGGAATTCCTTCGCCATGGCCGACAGCGGGCTGACGTTGGTGTGGATCAGGTAGATGCGGTGCGACAGCGGCGGCGACAGCGGCTTAAGCACCACGCCGTCGTGCGCCGAGCGCCGCGCGCCGAAGGCCTCGATCAGCGCCACGCCGACGCCTTCTCGCACCAGGCCCATCGCCTCGGGCGTGGAGCGGATCTCGATGTCGGCGCGCAGCGGCAGGCCCGCCGCCGCGAAGAAATCGGCCGACAGCCGGCCGAAGGGCGTCTCGCGCCCGTAGCTGATGAAGGTCTGGCCCACCAGGTCGGCGGCGCCGACGGCGTCGGCCTGCGCCAGCGG
The sequence above is drawn from the Variovorax sp. J2L1-78 genome and encodes:
- a CDS encoding N-carbamoyl-D-amino-acid hydrolase; this encodes MTRLITVAAAQLGPIQRAEGRDAVVARMVRLLERAHQRGANVVVFPELALTTFFPRWYVENLDEADAWYEEALPSPATQPIFDAIRRYGITCYLGYAEIAHEADETGVVRKRRFNTSVVIAPSGEIVLKYRKVHLPGHKEFSTIRKVQHLEKRYFEVGNLGFPVVRAPVGPVDGVNLGMLICNDRRWPEAWRELGLQQVELVMLGYNTPAVNQENRGFEAPYQRQFHSQLSIQAGCYQNATFGVGVAKAGNEDGFELMGHSVIVNPQGEVMAMASTWDDELLVADCHLDMCQLGRTTIFNFAQHRRLEAYTHLTTQTGSTEPPVWNPA